From the Halobacterium zhouii genome, the window TCGCGGACGCGTTCCGCGTCACCGTCGAGGGGGATACGGTCACCATCGTGAACGCGCCGACCGTCGAACAGCTAGACGACGTGCACGCCGAGTCGGCGTAACCCCTGACGCGCCCCTCTTCACGTATCGTAGCGTATTCTTCCGTTCGACCAAGTAGCCGAGGCTTTTTCGCCCGGGCGGCGGTAGAGGTCGGTATGCACTCTGCTCGGAGGGTCCGACGGTGACCTTCGACGTAATCTCCGAGAGCGCGATACGCGACGGTAGCGCGACCGACGCGTACTTCCAGCGCACCGAAACAACGCTCGAGCACGCCGGGAAGAACCCGCACGTCGTCGCCGAGGTGACCGCAGACCAGTTCCCTACAGGCGAGTTCGAACTGCTCGCGGGGCTGAAGGACGCCGCTCACCTCCTCGAGGGCCTGCCGGTCGACGTGGACGCGCTCCCCGAGGGAACGTTGTTCGACGGCGGCCCCGTGTTGCGCATCGAGGGGGAGTACCTCGACTTCGCGCGCTACGAGACGTCTCTGCTGGGCTTTCTCTCGCACGCCTCTGGCGTCGGGACCGCGGCCCTCGAAGCGCGCCGCGCCGCGCCCGACTCAGAGGTGTTGAGTTTCGGCGCGCGCCACGTCCACCCCGCCATCGCGGCGATGGTCGAGCGCTCCGCACTGGTCGGCGGCCTCGACGGCATCAGCCACGTCGCCGCCGGCGAACTCATCGGCCGGGAGGCGTCGGGCACGATGCCCCACGCGTTGCTCATCTGCTTCGGGCGCGGGAACCAGGAGGACGCGTGGCGCGCGTTCGACGACGCCGCCCCCGAGGACGTCCCCCGGGTCGCGCTCTGTGACACGTACTCCGACGAGAAGGACGAGGTGATTCGGGCCGTCGAAGCGCTCGGCGACGACCTCGATAGCGTGCGCCTCGACACTACGGGGTCGCGACGCGGGGACTTCCGGCACATCGTCCGCGAGGTGCGCTGGGAACTCGACGTGCGCGGCCACGGCGACGTCGGTGTGTTCCTCAGTGGCGGTCTCGGGCCCGACGACCTCCGGCAGCTCCGGGACGTCGCCGACGGCTTCGGTGTCGGCGGCCACGTCTCGAACGCCGACCCCGTGGACTTCGCGCTCGACATCGTCGAAGTCGAGGGCGAACCCGCGGCCAAGCGCGGCAAACTCTCCGGGAAGAAAGACGTCTATCGGACGCGGGACGGCGGCCATCACGTCGGTCTCGCGGGACGCCCCGGACCCACGGACGGCACGCCGCTACTCGAACCGCTGCTCCGGGACGGCGAACTGGTGCGCTCGTTCGACATCGAAGACGCTGCGTCGCAGGCGGCAGACGACGCCGACAGCGTCGGCTTCCGGGACGACCGCTCTCCGTCAGAATAGCAGCTCTCGATTCCGAACTGGCGCTTGCCAGTTTAGAGTTCGACGATCGACGCCTCGCGGTCCTCCTCCTCGTCGTCCTCGTCGTTGCGGTTCTCGACGGTCGCTGACCCGGGTTCGCGCTCCTGGAACACCTGTCCCTCGAACAGCGTGACCATCACGTCGTCGTCCTCCCACGCGCCGTTCGGGAGACCGGCCTTCCGGCAGGTCCGGTCGAGGTACTCGAAGACGCTCCAGTCGTTCTCCACGGGGAGCGTCGGGTACATCCAGCCGTGCTTGCCGTCGCCGTCGATGGCGACGCCGTGGACGCCCAGTTCGATGTCCTCGACCGGGTCGTCGGTGAGCACTAGATTCGATACCGTACAGACGGACACGCGGATGTTCGGGAGTTCCGCGGGTTCGACCTCGGAGTTACACGACGCGTCGCTCGCGGCCTTGATGGATGCCTCGACGATGGCGTGCCCGAGTTGCTGGTTCCCGTGTCCGAGGTCGTGGGAGCTCTCGTGTGCGCCCGCACATCCACGGAGCTGTTCCCGTCCTCGCGTCGACTCGAGCCGCACGAACGCGCTCGTCCGGTTGTAGAACGCGTCCCGCATACTACCGGGTTGTTCGCGCTGCCCGTTCTGTACGAACGCTTCGACCGATTCACGCGCCAGTTCGACGGCCCGAGTGCCGTCCTCGAAAGAGAGTTCTACTGTCTCGGCCTCGGCCATACAGACAGTATTAAGGTGAGGATTAACTTCAACTCTTCCCTTGGGACCGAGAGTCAGCACTCGCTACCTTCCGGAGCTGTGACCCGAGAAAACCAGGGTACGCCGAGCAGGTAATGGAAATTTACTAAACTATCTGTCGTTCGCGCACGATAATCAAACGTTTCGACCACGCAAACTGCCGCCGACCGTCGACGCCTGCTCACGCGCTCGTCGAACCCCTGTTCGGAACTGGCGCAACCGAACGCCTTAACGCTCGCGCGCCCCAAGTCCGAGTGGGCAGAGGGAGCCCGGCTCCCGTGCCGCGAGGCATGAGGAAAGTCCCCCCACCCGTTCGGGCAGGCGGCCGGACACAAGTCCGGGGCGGGAGACCGCCGGCACTGGAACAGAGACGACACGTCCCTCTCAGACGGATGAAGCGTGCGACCCGACCCGGAAGGGAAGGAAGCTAACCCGCAGACGGAAGCGAGCGGCAACGCCGCCCGCTCGGAGGCTTCTTCGAAGTCTCCAGGACGAGAGGGGATCGATGGAACGGCCATCTCCGCCGGTGCAAGTCCACGCGCGCAAGGTAGCCCGAACGCCACCCGCGAGGGTGCCGCGTGGACGCTCAGCCGAATGCCGGGCCGAACAGAAGGGGGCTTACTCCCCTCAGCTCGCGCGGTAACGCGCGTTTACTTTACGCAGTCTACCGATTCCGGCAGCCGACGGCTTCTGGGTCACCTGTGTATAACAAACCGAAGCAATCTCGTTACGTTCTCCCAACGTGTCGCTCGAACCGGGAACTAGCCGTCGTGCGATTCGCGTTATCGTCGTGCTCACCACCGTCGCTGCTATCTCGCTCAGTCCCGTCGTTCCGCTCGACTGGGCGGCGGCGGACGTCTCTCACCCTGGCGACGCGCGTGACGTCGACGCAGTCGCGACGAACGACGCGTTCGACTACGCGCAAGATGACCACGAGGAGGGCGAGGAGAATGGAGACGAAGAGGGAGAGGAGAATGGAGACGAAGAGGGAGAGGAGAAAGGAGACGAGGAGAGTGAGGGGGACGAGAAGGAGGAGCGGAAGGAAGAGAAGGAGGAACGGAAAGAGGAGAAGGAGGAGCGGAAGGAAGAGCGGGAAGAGGAGAAGGAGGAGCGGAAGAAGTGGTGGAAGGAGAGTGACGGCGAAGACAGCGGCGACGAGGACGAGTTGTGGTTGGACTTTACGGGCACTGTCCCAACACCCATTCCGGACCGGCCCGAGAAGCCGCCTTCGACCCCTCCTGTCACCGTGACAGTGACCCCGCCGACGGCGACTGTGGCGCCTACCTCGGTCCCTACTCCGTCACCGACGCCGACGGAAACGCCAACTGCGACGCTGACGACTACGCCACGGACGACGGCAACGTCACCGACGACCACGGCCATCGGTGGCGGTGCATCGCCGACTGACGACGTGGCGACTACACCGCCGGCGACCGCGCCGCCACCAACGCAGTCGACGACGCAGACGACGAACGAACCGCCCACAAGCACCGCCTCAGGCGACGGCGTCGTCGACGTAACAGTCAACAAGAGCACCGTCCAGGCTGGCAAGCCGGTCGGCGTCGTCGCCACGGTCGCGAACGCCGCCAGCGAGTCCCGGTCGTTCACGCTCGAACTGCACATGTTCGGCGAGGTCATCGCCGTGCGCGACGTCGACGTTCCGGCCGGCGAGACGCGCACCGTGACGTTCGTGCGCGAAATCGAGGCGCCCGGCAAGTACACCGCCGCTGTCGACGGTGTAACGGCGACTGTCGTCGTGGAGAGCGCGCAGTTGAACGACGCCGGCGCCACTACCGACGCGTCCGACCTCGACACGTCCATCCGGACGCCACTCGGAACGCTCCTCCCGCTCGTGGCGCTGGCCGCAGCGCTCGCGCTCGCGTTCCGTCGGTCCTGAGTGCCTGTTTCCGGCTCAAGCGAAGCGAGCCCGCAAAAATTTATGTCGGGAGACCAGCGGTCTCCCGAGCCCTGTAATCGAAAATCTTCGATTTTCGGCATGACGAGCGCGTGAAACTCTCTCGAACCACTTCACTGCGTTCGACGGGACGCTAAAAAGACCGCACCGTCAGCCTTCGAATCCGTCCTCCCAGCGGAACGTCCCGTTGCGCTGGACGACTTCGCCGTCGACCTCGATGTGCGAGTCCTCGCTCATGTCCGTGATCATGTCGACGTGGACGTTCGAGTCGTTGGCCTCGTCGTCGCTGTCCTCGGGGATGTTCGACTCGTACGCGCGCCCGAGTGCGAGGTGGACGGTGTCGCCCATCTTCTCGTCGAAGAGGATGTTGTCCGTGAACTGCTGGATGCCGCGGTTCATCCCGATGCCGAGTTCGCCGAGGCGGCGCGCGCCGTCGTCGGTGTCCAGAATCTCGCCGACGACGTCCTCGTTCTGGCCGGCGCTGTAGTCGACGACCTCGCCGTCCTCGAACGTGAGGTGGACGTCCTGGACGCGCTCCCCGCGGATGGTCATCGGGACGTCGAAGAACACCTCACCCTCGGTGGCGTACGGCGCGGTGAACACCTCGCCCGACGGGAGGTTGTGGGAGTCGTACGCGACCGAAGCGGCGGAGTTCACGGCGACGCGGTCTTTCACCTGCATCGTGATGTCTGTCTGCTCTTTGACGATGCGGACCTCGTTGGCGTCGTCGAGGGTCTCCTTCATGTTCGCCATCTCGTCGGCGAGTTCCTCCCAGTCCCGGAGCACCGCGTCGTAGACGAAGTCGCGGTACGCCTCGTAGGACATGCCGGCCTGCTGGGCGAGCGAGCGCGTCGGGTGGACGGTGCTCACCCAGTCAGTGTCCATGCGCGCTTCGCTGATATCTCGGTTCGCCTCGCTCGCGGCGCGGCGCGTCTCCGGCGGGATGTCGGTGCCCTCGCTCGTGTTCCGTCCGCCACCGATGGAGAGGAAGACGTCGGCGTTCTCCACGAGCGCGAGTTTGTGCTCGGGGTTCTCGTCGAAATCGCCGTCGTGGGCCATCGTGTACGCGCGACCGACCTCCATCGAACTGTACGTCGTCACCAGATTACCGCCACGTTCGCCGACCTTCTCGGCGACCGCGACCGCGAGTTCGTGGGCGTCCGGGCCGACGCTCAATACGACGTTGTCTCCTTCTTCGACGCGCGCGCTCCAGTCGACGAGCACCTCGGCGTGCTCCTCGGTGCGGGGGTCCATACTCGCACTCCCGTGGCCATCCGAAAAGCAATATCGGTCCCGGAATCCGCACTGCCGTTGCTCGCCCTCACTTCCCGTCGGTGAACGCCTCGCGTGCGTCCTGGTAGGCGTCGTCCTCGCGCACCCGGTCGAGGTACTCCTTGTAGATGGCGGCTATCTCGCGTTTCTCCTCGTCGTACCACTTCTGGGGTTCGCGCTCGGTGCCGTCGTCGTCGTGCTTCCGGCCGCCGGGGTACTTCGCGTACCGCAGACTACGCGTCCACCCCATCTGGAGGTACTTGCGCGCCATATCCATCCCCGGGAACTCGCCGCGGTCCCGGTAGGTCTCGTACTGCTCGAAGATGTCGGCGGCGGCCGCCTCGGCGTCGTCGAGGTCCGCGACGGTCCACAGCGACAGAAGCTCGTCCTTGTACGGTTGGACCTTGAACACGCCCTGCTCGCCGCGGCCGACCTCGTACTCCTCGGGGTGTTCCCGGAAGTCCGTGTCGTACTCGGGGCCGTTGGCCATCGCTACTAGTTGGCTCGCGCGCTAGAAAACCGGTTGGGTGGCAGCGCTACTCGTAGACCAGGATGGTGCCGAAGGCGGTCTCGAGCACTTCGACTTCCTCGCCGGACTGCGCTCGGTACTCCTCCTCGATGGTGAGCCAGTCGGCGTCCAGGTCGAAGGACTGCCCGTCGGCCTCAACGGTGACGGTGTCCCCGGAGTGCATCTGGGCCTGGATCTCGGCGGGGTCGGTCTCCTCGAGCGCCTGGAAGACGAGG encodes:
- a CDS encoding nicotinate phosphoribosyltransferase; translated protein: MTFDVISESAIRDGSATDAYFQRTETTLEHAGKNPHVVAEVTADQFPTGEFELLAGLKDAAHLLEGLPVDVDALPEGTLFDGGPVLRIEGEYLDFARYETSLLGFLSHASGVGTAALEARRAAPDSEVLSFGARHVHPAIAAMVERSALVGGLDGISHVAAGELIGREASGTMPHALLICFGRGNQEDAWRAFDDAAPEDVPRVALCDTYSDEKDEVIRAVEALGDDLDSVRLDTTGSRRGDFRHIVREVRWELDVRGHGDVGVFLSGGLGPDDLRQLRDVADGFGVGGHVSNADPVDFALDIVEVEGEPAAKRGKLSGKKDVYRTRDGGHHVGLAGRPGPTDGTPLLEPLLRDGELVRSFDIEDAASQAADDADSVGFRDDRSPSE
- a CDS encoding TIGR00296 family protein; this encodes MAEAETVELSFEDGTRAVELARESVEAFVQNGQREQPGSMRDAFYNRTSAFVRLESTRGREQLRGCAGAHESSHDLGHGNQQLGHAIVEASIKAASDASCNSEVEPAELPNIRVSVCTVSNLVLTDDPVEDIELGVHGVAIDGDGKHGWMYPTLPVENDWSVFEYLDRTCRKAGLPNGAWEDDDVMVTLFEGQVFQEREPGSATVENRNDEDDEEEDREASIVEL
- a CDS encoding aminopeptidase, which produces MDPRTEEHAEVLVDWSARVEEGDNVVLSVGPDAHELAVAVAEKVGERGGNLVTTYSSMEVGRAYTMAHDGDFDENPEHKLALVENADVFLSIGGGRNTSEGTDIPPETRRAASEANRDISEARMDTDWVSTVHPTRSLAQQAGMSYEAYRDFVYDAVLRDWEELADEMANMKETLDDANEVRIVKEQTDITMQVKDRVAVNSAASVAYDSHNLPSGEVFTAPYATEGEVFFDVPMTIRGERVQDVHLTFEDGEVVDYSAGQNEDVVGEILDTDDGARRLGELGIGMNRGIQQFTDNILFDEKMGDTVHLALGRAYESNIPEDSDDEANDSNVHVDMITDMSEDSHIEVDGEVVQRNGTFRWEDGFEG
- a CDS encoding DUF4385 family protein codes for the protein MANGPEYDTDFREHPEEYEVGRGEQGVFKVQPYKDELLSLWTVADLDDAEAAAADIFEQYETYRDRGEFPGMDMARKYLQMGWTRSLRYAKYPGGRKHDDDGTEREPQKWYDEEKREIAAIYKEYLDRVREDDAYQDAREAFTDGK